Proteins encoded within one genomic window of Haladaptatus sp. QDMS2:
- a CDS encoding tetratricopeptide repeat protein has protein sequence MASNRKHRYSDSRGFGDPYEGFTLDPPELREDPTKVDPVDDYALADLLDDWNVKRDDITPQELIDLGLTYFQFGFHPEAADAFERAARLADEDSIVAQEAWVNKGVAHSQIEEFDEAIGAFREALRIHDHNEFAALAEMNLAFALWEDGNSSEPLEHAERAVELDSRLPQAWFNLGFFYTERALWEDAAECFEKAITLGYRTATVFEEQARALEALGNYVDAETAAEAAATIRAEGQKQLLTE, from the coding sequence GTGGCCTCGAATCGTAAACACCGCTATTCGGACAGTCGCGGGTTCGGCGACCCGTACGAGGGGTTCACACTGGACCCGCCGGAACTCCGAGAAGACCCGACGAAGGTAGACCCGGTGGACGACTACGCCCTCGCTGACCTTCTAGATGATTGGAACGTGAAGCGTGACGACATCACGCCACAGGAGCTCATCGACCTCGGACTCACCTACTTCCAGTTTGGTTTCCATCCGGAGGCGGCAGACGCCTTCGAACGTGCAGCCCGACTCGCTGACGAGGATTCGATCGTCGCCCAGGAGGCCTGGGTGAACAAGGGCGTCGCCCACTCGCAGATAGAGGAGTTCGACGAGGCCATCGGTGCGTTCAGAGAGGCGCTTCGCATCCACGACCATAACGAGTTCGCCGCGCTTGCGGAGATGAACCTCGCCTTTGCCCTCTGGGAAGACGGCAACTCCTCAGAGCCACTCGAACACGCAGAGCGGGCCGTCGAACTCGACTCGCGACTGCCGCAGGCGTGGTTCAACCTCGGCTTTTTCTACACCGAACGGGCGCTCTGGGAGGACGCAGCCGAATGTTTCGAGAAGGCGATTACGCTCGGCTATCGCACGGCGACCGTCTTCGAAGAGCAGGCCCGGGCGCTCGAAGCCCTCGGGAACTACGTGGACGCGGAGACGGCGGCCGAAGCGGCCGCGACCATCCGCGCCGAAGGACAGAAACAGTTGCTCACCGAGTGA
- the pheA gene encoding prephenate dehydratase, producing the protein MKAVTLGPAGTYSHRAAKAVADEVDFRESMTAIVEAVVAGEYRRGVIPIENSIEGSVTESLDALASNDLAVVAELVTPIRHALLAQSPEFETVASHSQALAQCRGYLTEHYPDAKLEAVASTARGVDLAREDPTVAGIGHPDTAGDGLTLLAEDIQDRSSNETRFLVIAPPEERTTAGGKSTVVVHPNANYPGLLLDILEAFADRDINLSRIESRPSGNRLGDYLFHLDFEAGMYETRAKEAIQDVRSTVKHGYVTVLGSYDTRHIV; encoded by the coding sequence ATGAAAGCAGTCACCCTGGGTCCCGCTGGGACGTACTCACACCGGGCGGCCAAAGCGGTCGCAGACGAGGTGGACTTTCGCGAGTCGATGACGGCCATCGTCGAGGCCGTCGTCGCAGGCGAGTACCGCCGCGGAGTCATTCCAATCGAGAACAGCATCGAGGGGAGCGTCACCGAGAGTCTCGACGCGCTCGCCTCGAACGACCTCGCCGTCGTTGCGGAACTGGTCACGCCCATCCGTCACGCGCTACTTGCCCAGTCTCCCGAGTTCGAGACGGTCGCAAGTCACTCACAGGCTCTCGCCCAGTGTCGTGGTTACCTCACCGAACACTACCCGGACGCGAAACTGGAGGCCGTCGCGAGCACCGCACGCGGGGTCGACCTGGCCCGCGAAGACCCCACCGTCGCCGGCATCGGCCACCCCGACACCGCAGGCGACGGACTCACCCTGCTCGCAGAGGACATTCAGGACCGTTCGTCGAACGAGACGCGCTTTCTCGTCATTGCGCCGCCAGAAGAGCGCACCACCGCCGGCGGTAAATCGACGGTCGTCGTCCACCCGAACGCCAACTATCCGGGCCTCTTGCTCGACATCCTCGAAGCGTTCGCCGACCGCGACATCAACCTCTCTCGCATCGAATCCCGTCCGAGCGGCAACCGCCTCGGCGACTACCTGTTCCACCTCGATTTCGAGGCCGGGATGTACGAAACTCGCGCCAAGGAGGCCATCCAGGACGTGCGGTCGACGGTGAAACACGGCTATGTGACCGTTCTCGGTTCCTACGACACCCGACACATCGTCTAA
- a CDS encoding glycerophosphodiester phosphodiesterase, which translates to MPGNASRRTFLHGTGIALAGSLVARTAAADEDVEGEKDEDDEREDELEMDSPSLIAHRGFAGMYPENTVGAVRNATRGPNAADMVEIDVMATADDKVVVFHDDGLAERDGGTQGLTDVSGLVWETPWDTVKEAEVLESGELVPSLEQVMDALPGNVGVNVEFKNPGSPNTKFAANLSGADLEDQKALWEPFAENVFDVLDDYHNDVLVSSFYEGALAAVSDVAPDVPLGTLFWDDLEKGLDITRTYDCEAIHPPKNMVKGTPFFGDEYYLEGPFADVDLVSVAHEEGREVNVWTIATWYEAMQLEQAGVDGIIADYPFGDQ; encoded by the coding sequence ATGCCTGGAAATGCAAGCCGCCGAACCTTCCTGCACGGAACCGGAATCGCCCTCGCCGGGTCGCTGGTCGCCCGAACCGCTGCTGCAGACGAGGACGTCGAAGGCGAAAAGGACGAAGACGACGAACGAGAAGACGAACTCGAGATGGATTCCCCGTCGCTCATCGCCCACCGTGGATTCGCCGGGATGTACCCCGAGAACACCGTCGGCGCCGTCCGTAACGCCACGCGCGGCCCAAACGCCGCAGATATGGTCGAAATCGACGTGATGGCGACCGCCGACGACAAAGTCGTCGTCTTCCACGACGACGGGCTCGCAGAGCGCGACGGCGGTACCCAGGGGCTCACCGACGTGAGTGGTCTCGTCTGGGAGACGCCGTGGGACACGGTCAAGGAGGCAGAAGTCCTCGAAAGCGGCGAACTCGTTCCGTCGCTCGAACAGGTGATGGACGCACTGCCCGGCAACGTGGGCGTGAACGTCGAGTTCAAGAATCCGGGGTCGCCGAACACGAAGTTCGCGGCGAACCTCTCCGGGGCGGACCTCGAAGACCAGAAGGCGCTCTGGGAACCCTTCGCCGAGAACGTTTTCGACGTGCTCGACGACTACCACAACGACGTCCTCGTCTCGTCGTTCTACGAAGGCGCGCTCGCCGCCGTTTCGGACGTTGCACCGGACGTGCCCCTCGGGACGCTGTTCTGGGACGACCTCGAGAAAGGCCTCGACATCACGCGCACCTACGACTGCGAAGCGATTCATCCGCCGAAGAACATGGTCAAGGGAACGCCCTTCTTCGGCGACGAGTACTACCTCGAAGGCCCGTTCGCGGACGTAGACCTCGTTTCCGTCGCCCATGAGGAAGGGCGTGAGGTGAACGTCTGGACGATTGCAACGTGGTACGAGGCGATGCAACTCGAACAGGCTGGCGTGGACGGCATCATCGCAGACTACCCGTTCGGCGACCAGTAA
- a CDS encoding YqcI/YcgG family protein codes for MPDEFLHKLFDQERLRAAIGADALPGWAVAHYVGFRESMLEPRDGEPFPCYFGVESERNGDALYTFCESMTDEGALSDLADTLFEYVQVFEDFGERTSLVIFFKPPDVPLTEAEYRQRFWGILQYLHDHDPEPWPYDMPTDPTDPYWEFCFAGEPMFPTARAPFYEQRRSRYTAHGLEITAQPRAIFAGITGDTAAGKEARRVIRERIEAYDGMCPHADLGDWGDSHTREWKQYLLPEQTDDTLSTCPLQITALR; via the coding sequence ATGCCGGACGAGTTCCTGCACAAACTGTTCGACCAGGAGCGTCTGCGCGCGGCGATTGGTGCTGACGCCCTCCCCGGATGGGCAGTCGCTCACTACGTGGGGTTTCGCGAATCGATGCTCGAACCACGTGACGGCGAACCGTTTCCGTGTTACTTCGGCGTCGAATCCGAGCGGAATGGCGACGCACTGTACACGTTCTGTGAATCGATGACTGACGAGGGGGCGCTCTCAGACCTCGCGGACACGCTCTTCGAGTACGTCCAGGTGTTCGAGGACTTCGGCGAGCGAACCTCACTTGTTATCTTCTTCAAGCCGCCGGATGTACCCCTGACGGAAGCCGAATACCGCCAGCGCTTCTGGGGGATTCTTCAGTATCTGCATGACCACGACCCGGAACCGTGGCCCTACGACATGCCGACGGACCCGACGGACCCATACTGGGAGTTCTGCTTCGCCGGCGAACCGATGTTTCCCACCGCGAGAGCACCGTTTTACGAACAGCGACGGAGTCGGTACACGGCACACGGCCTCGAAATCACCGCCCAACCCCGCGCAATCTTCGCTGGTATCACAGGGGACACGGCGGCTGGAAAGGAAGCACGACGCGTGATTCGAGAGCGAATCGAGGCGTACGACGGGATGTGTCCGCACGCTGACCTCGGTGACTGGGGCGATTCGCACACGCGAGAGTGGAAACAGTATCTCCTGCCGGAGCAAACCGACGATACACTGAGTACCTGTCCGCTCCAAATCACGGCATTGCGATGA
- a CDS encoding DoxX family protein, with the protein MPAVSKFLDFGGSAEFFESLGLPVPAALVLVVGVVEVAAVVMIAFGIAGRLAAISLLPVMLIAMAIAGPGWKNVVVLLCAIVLFVMGTGAYSLYRLGELPGRTSSRKLSRRRAGSGR; encoded by the coding sequence ATGCCTGCGGTCTCGAAGTTTCTCGACTTCGGTGGGAGTGCTGAATTCTTCGAATCACTCGGCCTCCCGGTCCCGGCAGCACTCGTCCTCGTCGTCGGCGTCGTCGAAGTCGCCGCCGTCGTCATGATTGCGTTCGGTATCGCCGGGCGACTCGCCGCTATCTCGCTCCTGCCCGTGATGCTCATCGCCATGGCGATAGCCGGACCGGGGTGGAAAAACGTCGTCGTCCTGCTCTGTGCCATCGTCCTGTTCGTCATGGGCACGGGCGCCTACTCGCTGTACCGTCTCGGTGAACTACCCGGGCGCACATCGTCGAGAAAGCTCTCGCGGAGACGTGCGGGCAGCGGACGATAG
- a CDS encoding cysteine hydrolase family protein has product MTPPASTPQDHPPLTRETAFLTIDVQEGFSDSRWGTRNNPDFETNLDALLSAWREAALPLFHVQHHSTEPDSPLRSDHPGSAPKAGLINEGEPVITKQVNSAFIGTNLEELLHEQGISTLILTGLTTDHCVSTTARMAENLGFSVYVVADATAAFDRTGHDGTHYEPEVVHDLALAQLNGEFATIIDTAPLLAALSEA; this is encoded by the coding sequence ATGACGCCGCCAGCCAGCACCCCGCAGGACCACCCGCCGCTGACCCGGGAAACCGCGTTTCTGACCATCGATGTACAGGAGGGGTTCTCCGACTCCCGATGGGGAACTCGAAACAATCCCGACTTTGAGACGAACCTCGATGCCCTCCTTTCTGCCTGGCGAGAGGCGGCCCTCCCGCTTTTCCACGTTCAGCACCATTCGACCGAACCGGACTCCCCGCTCAGGTCGGACCATCCGGGGAGTGCCCCGAAAGCGGGCCTGATCAACGAGGGCGAACCCGTCATTACAAAGCAGGTGAACAGCGCGTTCATCGGTACGAATCTCGAGGAACTGCTCCACGAACAGGGTATCTCGACGCTCATTCTGACGGGGCTGACGACGGACCACTGCGTCTCGACGACGGCCCGGATGGCCGAGAATCTCGGCTTTTCGGTGTACGTCGTCGCGGATGCCACGGCCGCGTTCGACAGAACGGGCCACGACGGGACGCACTACGAACCGGAGGTGGTTCACGACTTGGCGCTCGCGCAACTGAACGGGGAGTTCGCCACCATCATCGACACGGCACCCCTCCTCGCTGCGCTTTCCGAGGCGTAG
- a CDS encoding FAD-binding and (Fe-S)-binding domain-containing protein, with the protein MSDAPTHNPATDRRANYDYTDDSVDRPAVVKDLEPRVAGDVRFDSYSRQQYATDASSYEVTPIGVVLPESTDDVETVMEYCADRKIPVLPRGGGTSLAGQAVNEAVVLDFTRYMDGLLDIDPNAKTARVLPGITLSVLNEALAPHGLKFAPDPAAGDRSVIGGAIGNNSTGSHSLKYGLTEAYVEECEVVLADGTVTTFGEVTLDELREGAGGDDLESRIYAEVLHIVDDLSEEVEARYPDLKRNVSGYNLDSLVEEAESGSVNLARLLAGSEGTLALITEAKISLVDVPEAKAMALLAYRDIIDAMHDVAPIVDHDAAAVELVDDVLLDLASQTAEFEAVAELVPEGTQAILLVEFYAADDDHGREQVTRLIEDRVEGAGHAFDSVEAHTKKEQADLWKLRKAGQPILMSRTSDEKHISFIEDAAVPPEHLPEYVEGFQQILEAHGTFASFYAHAGPGVLHVRPLVSLKDEADIEMMESIADDVTDLVVEFGGSVSGEHGDGRARTQWNEKLYGETLWQAFRDLKTAFDPDWLLNPGQVCGDVKMTENLRYGPDYEFDAGFSPSLNWENDNGFQGMAELCHGCGGCRGHQETTGGVMCPTYRAANEEGLSTRGRANMLRQAMSGDLSEDELFADEFQHEVLDLCIGCKGCARDCPSEVDMAKMKAEIQHAHHQKEGSSLRDKLFANIDRLSALGSLFAPVSNFGTKIPGARAVLEGTLGIAKDRTLPEFHRETLRKWYRARGSQVSEAQAERKVVLFPDTYTNYSHPEAGKAAIRVLEAAGVHVRLAEQTDSGRPAHSKGFLGKSRNIAAQNVEALAPQVEDGWDVVLVEPSDAVMFQSDYLDLLSGEDVETVAANTYGVCEYLDGFRLDENITFGGGNASLTYHGHCHQKATKKDHHAVGVLRRAGYDVDPLDSGCCGMAGSFGYEAEHFSMSKAIGNLLFDQVDESSGDQVVAPGASCRTQLGDREGATSEPMTPIEMVAVALGEY; encoded by the coding sequence ATGAGCGACGCACCTACCCACAATCCGGCGACAGACCGCCGTGCGAACTACGATTACACCGACGACAGCGTCGACCGCCCTGCCGTCGTGAAAGACTTAGAGCCGCGCGTGGCGGGCGACGTGCGGTTCGATTCCTACTCGCGACAGCAATACGCCACCGACGCGAGTTCCTACGAGGTGACGCCAATCGGCGTCGTCTTGCCCGAATCGACCGACGACGTGGAGACGGTCATGGAGTACTGTGCCGACCGAAAGATTCCCGTCCTCCCCCGCGGCGGCGGGACGAGTCTCGCCGGGCAGGCCGTAAACGAGGCCGTCGTCCTCGATTTCACTCGCTACATGGACGGTCTGCTCGACATCGACCCGAACGCGAAGACGGCGCGCGTCCTGCCCGGCATCACGCTGTCCGTGCTCAACGAGGCCCTCGCTCCCCACGGACTGAAGTTCGCCCCCGACCCGGCCGCAGGTGACCGCAGCGTCATCGGCGGAGCCATCGGGAACAACTCGACGGGGTCGCACTCGCTCAAATACGGCCTGACAGAGGCGTACGTCGAGGAGTGTGAAGTCGTCCTCGCTGACGGGACGGTCACGACCTTCGGCGAGGTGACTCTCGACGAACTGCGCGAGGGAGCAGGCGGCGACGACCTGGAGAGTCGCATCTACGCCGAAGTGCTGCACATCGTCGACGACCTGAGCGAGGAGGTAGAGGCGCGGTATCCCGACCTGAAGCGCAACGTCTCCGGGTACAACCTGGATTCGCTCGTCGAAGAGGCCGAGTCTGGGTCGGTGAACCTGGCCCGTCTACTGGCTGGAAGCGAGGGGACGCTCGCGCTCATCACCGAAGCAAAGATTTCGCTCGTGGACGTCCCCGAGGCGAAGGCGATGGCACTGCTCGCCTACCGCGATATCATCGACGCGATGCACGACGTGGCTCCCATCGTGGACCACGACGCCGCGGCCGTGGAACTCGTAGACGACGTGTTGCTCGACCTGGCGAGTCAGACCGCCGAGTTCGAAGCCGTCGCCGAGCTCGTCCCCGAGGGAACCCAGGCGATTTTACTCGTCGAATTCTACGCAGCAGACGACGACCACGGCAGAGAGCAGGTGACTCGCCTCATCGAAGACCGGGTCGAGGGGGCAGGCCACGCCTTCGACTCCGTAGAGGCTCACACGAAAAAAGAACAGGCCGACCTCTGGAAACTCCGGAAGGCGGGTCAGCCTATTCTGATGTCGCGTACCTCGGACGAGAAGCACATCTCGTTCATCGAAGACGCGGCGGTGCCGCCGGAACACCTCCCCGAGTACGTCGAAGGGTTCCAGCAGATTCTCGAAGCCCACGGCACGTTCGCGAGTTTCTACGCCCACGCCGGGCCGGGCGTACTCCACGTCCGTCCACTCGTGAGTCTCAAAGACGAAGCCGACATCGAGATGATGGAGTCCATCGCCGACGACGTGACCGACCTCGTGGTCGAGTTCGGCGGGTCGGTTTCGGGCGAACACGGCGACGGCCGGGCGCGCACGCAGTGGAACGAGAAACTCTACGGCGAGACGCTCTGGCAGGCGTTTCGTGACCTGAAGACGGCCTTCGACCCCGACTGGCTGTTGAACCCGGGGCAGGTCTGTGGCGACGTGAAGATGACCGAGAACCTGCGCTACGGCCCCGACTACGAGTTCGATGCCGGCTTCTCGCCGTCGCTCAACTGGGAGAACGACAACGGTTTCCAGGGCATGGCCGAACTCTGTCACGGATGTGGCGGGTGTCGCGGTCACCAGGAGACCACCGGCGGCGTGATGTGCCCGACCTATCGCGCGGCCAACGAGGAGGGCCTCTCAACCCGCGGACGGGCGAACATGCTCCGCCAGGCGATGAGCGGAGACCTCTCGGAGGACGAACTGTTCGCAGACGAGTTCCAGCACGAGGTTCTCGACCTCTGTATCGGCTGTAAGGGCTGTGCCCGCGACTGCCCCTCGGAGGTGGACATGGCGAAGATGAAAGCCGAGATTCAGCACGCCCACCACCAGAAAGAGGGGTCGAGCCTGCGCGACAAACTGTTCGCCAACATCGACCGGCTCTCCGCGCTCGGGAGCCTGTTCGCGCCCGTCTCGAATTTCGGGACGAAGATTCCTGGTGCACGAGCCGTTCTCGAAGGGACGCTCGGCATCGCGAAGGACCGGACCCTCCCCGAGTTCCACCGCGAGACGCTGCGCAAGTGGTATCGGGCGCGGGGGTCGCAGGTGAGCGAGGCGCAAGCGGAGAGAAAGGTGGTGCTGTTCCCGGACACGTACACGAACTACAGCCACCCCGAAGCGGGGAAGGCAGCGATTCGCGTGCTCGAAGCCGCAGGGGTGCACGTCCGTCTCGCAGAACAGACCGACAGCGGCCGGCCTGCCCACTCGAAGGGGTTCCTCGGCAAATCGCGAAACATCGCGGCGCAGAACGTCGAGGCACTCGCCCCGCAGGTCGAAGACGGCTGGGACGTGGTGCTCGTCGAACCCTCCGACGCCGTCATGTTCCAGTCCGATTACCTCGACTTGCTCTCTGGGGAAGACGTAGAGACGGTCGCGGCGAACACCTACGGCGTCTGTGAGTACCTCGACGGGTTCCGCCTCGACGAGAACATCACCTTCGGTGGAGGCAACGCCTCGCTCACCTACCACGGCCACTGTCACCAGAAAGCCACGAAGAAGGACCATCACGCTGTGGGCGTGCTGCGGCGAGCGGGTTACGACGTGGACCCGCTCGATTCGGGGTGCTGTGGGATGGCCGGGAGTTTCGGCTACGAGGCAGAACATTTCTCGATGAGCAAGGCAATCGGGAACCTATTGTTCGACCAAGTGGACGAGAGTTCTGGCGACCAGGTAGTCGCTCCCGGCGCGTCCTGTCGCACCCAACTCGGTGACCGAGAAGGAGCGACCAGCGAACCGATGACGCCAATCGAGATGGTTGCCGTCGCGCTCGGGGAGTACTGA
- a CDS encoding OsmC family protein produces the protein MATTNDQSSETINDLNLDALFSTIDAVDDDHELGEVTFRAETVWTGGVACETRVSDFDHAGETVDSPEFVIEGDEPKELLGQRSAPNPAELLLAALGSCLTVSYAAHGAALGVQLESLRFEFEGDIDLRGFLGLSEEVRNGFDEIEVTTYLEADGTEEELEELRDAAEGASSIMDNVTNAVTVSTELVTK, from the coding sequence ATGGCCACGACCAACGACCAGTCATCCGAGACGATTAACGACCTGAACCTCGACGCCCTCTTTTCGACCATCGACGCCGTGGACGACGACCACGAACTCGGCGAAGTCACGTTCCGCGCGGAGACGGTGTGGACGGGCGGCGTCGCCTGTGAAACGCGCGTCAGTGACTTCGACCACGCCGGGGAAACCGTCGACTCTCCAGAGTTCGTCATCGAGGGTGACGAACCCAAAGAACTGCTCGGCCAGCGCTCTGCGCCGAACCCGGCGGAGTTGCTGCTCGCCGCCCTCGGGTCCTGTTTAACGGTGAGTTATGCCGCCCACGGCGCGGCACTCGGCGTTCAACTGGAGAGCCTCCGGTTCGAATTCGAAGGCGACATCGACCTGCGCGGATTCCTCGGCCTCTCCGAGGAGGTTCGCAACGGGTTTGACGAAATCGAAGTGACGACCTACCTCGAAGCCGACGGAACCGAAGAAGAACTCGAAGAACTCAGAGACGCTGCGGAGGGCGCGTCGTCTATCATGGACAACGTCACGAACGCGGTGACGGTTTCGACGGAACTGGTAACGAAGTAA
- a CDS encoding Na+/H+ antiporter NhaC family protein, which translates to MATLSFEPLSYDEIPDDERPTLVQALVPVVGMLAFLSIGAIGLGLDAHMPLLWGIVLTGLVGRYWIGISWDRMYEGIVDGLRMGMQAILIIFIIYLLIATWTGSGTIPALIYYGLDILNPQIFLPATALLAAVVAFAIGSSWTTAGTLGVAFIGIGAGLGVPEQMTAGAVLTGAYTGDKISPLSDTTNLAAAVTNTDLMTHVRTMRVGTSIAMAISLVLYAYIGLNAAGSIPAESVGGIQSAIAGTYNLTPLVFLPLLITFGLALSGFPALPALGAGIFAGVFTQFFLQGALTVDNFIAAWEVPMYGTSPETGSELVNGLLSSGGAVGDSAWTIIIVVAALSLGGILERTGIIAVLTHHLSKAITSVAGLTIGTAASALGMNILAAEQYMSIVVPGMSLRGLYDDFDLESRNLSRGIEAAGTTTSALIPWNAGAIYMTGVFGVAPFAGSWGLQGYGPYYFLGFLSPLILVTMGLTGWRITKKSADTTAGIKGAISSIGDD; encoded by the coding sequence ATGGCAACACTGTCATTCGAACCGCTGTCGTACGACGAGATCCCCGACGACGAGCGACCAACGCTCGTCCAGGCGCTTGTGCCCGTCGTCGGGATGCTCGCGTTCCTGAGTATCGGGGCCATCGGCCTGGGCCTCGACGCGCACATGCCACTCCTGTGGGGCATCGTGCTCACCGGCCTCGTGGGCCGGTACTGGATCGGCATCTCGTGGGACCGGATGTACGAGGGAATCGTCGACGGACTGCGCATGGGAATGCAAGCGATACTCATAATTTTCATCATCTACCTGCTCATCGCGACGTGGACTGGCTCGGGAACAATTCCCGCGCTCATCTACTACGGGCTGGACATCCTGAACCCGCAGATTTTCCTGCCCGCGACCGCGCTGCTCGCCGCTGTCGTTGCGTTCGCAATCGGGTCTTCGTGGACCACTGCCGGGACGCTCGGCGTCGCGTTCATCGGCATCGGTGCGGGCCTCGGCGTCCCCGAGCAGATGACCGCCGGCGCGGTCCTCACGGGCGCGTACACGGGTGACAAGATTTCACCACTCTCCGACACCACGAACCTCGCCGCCGCGGTGACGAACACCGACCTCATGACCCACGTTCGGACCATGCGCGTCGGCACCTCCATCGCGATGGCAATTTCGCTCGTCCTCTACGCCTACATCGGTCTCAACGCCGCGGGCTCGATTCCCGCAGAGAGCGTCGGCGGAATCCAGTCGGCCATCGCCGGGACGTACAATCTAACCCCACTCGTCTTCTTGCCACTGCTCATCACCTTCGGCCTCGCCCTCTCCGGGTTCCCGGCGCTTCCGGCCCTCGGTGCGGGAATTTTCGCGGGCGTGTTCACGCAGTTCTTCTTGCAGGGAGCGCTCACCGTAGACAACTTCATCGCCGCCTGGGAAGTGCCGATGTACGGCACGTCCCCCGAAACTGGCTCCGAACTCGTAAACGGCTTGCTCTCCTCGGGCGGCGCAGTGGGCGACTCGGCGTGGACCATCATCATCGTCGTCGCCGCCCTCTCGCTCGGTGGGATTCTCGAACGCACGGGCATCATCGCCGTGCTGACCCACCACCTGAGTAAAGCAATCACGTCTGTTGCGGGCCTCACTATCGGGACCGCTGCCTCCGCGCTCGGGATGAACATCCTCGCCGCAGAGCAGTACATGAGCATCGTCGTCCCGGGAATGAGTCTGCGGGGGCTCTACGACGATTTCGACCTCGAGAGTCGCAACCTCTCGCGGGGTATCGAAGCGGCCGGAACGACGACCAGCGCCCTCATCCCGTGGAACGCAGGCGCAATCTACATGACCGGCGTGTTCGGCGTCGCGCCGTTCGCAGGGTCGTGGGGCCTCCAGGGGTACGGCCCGTACTACTTCCTTGGCTTCCTCTCGCCACTCATCCTCGTCACAATGGGGCTAACCGGGTGGCGTATCACGAAAAAGTCTGCTGACACGACCGCTGGCATCAAGGGCGCGATTTCCTCGATTGGCGACGATTGA
- a CDS encoding PLP-dependent aspartate aminotransferase family protein encodes MNWRERSPSETRFETLSVTCGEKAKTGPDAVGDVTVPIHLSSTFAVEGIDPEADLLSLDPDANEYVYSRLSNPTRNAVEKRLAALEGGDVAFAFASGTAAIATVAMATLTPGDHVVAFDDLYGGTKAMFTLLLPERLGVDVTFVDARDPENVRDAMQENTRLVWMESPTNPLLHLCDVAAIADIAHEHGALLGVDNTFLSPYFQQPLALGADVVVHSTTKYLNGHSDSMGGVAITNDPDLTTQLTFLQQIGLGNMLSPFDSYLLLRGIKTLPMRMRQHAENAQAVAQFLETHELVERVYFPGLNSHPQADLAHRQMSGPGGVVTAVFKGDLETVEQFVAELDEFTFAVSLGGVESLVEHPATLTHSELTPEERENLGITDTLLRFSVGVEHEADLLADLESALDAVRDRVVTTAD; translated from the coding sequence ATGAACTGGCGAGAACGGTCTCCATCCGAAACACGATTCGAGACGCTTTCGGTCACCTGTGGCGAGAAAGCGAAAACTGGCCCCGACGCTGTCGGTGACGTGACGGTCCCGATTCACCTCTCTTCTACCTTTGCCGTCGAGGGAATCGACCCCGAGGCTGACCTGCTCTCGCTCGACCCGGACGCGAACGAGTACGTCTACTCGCGGCTCTCGAATCCGACGCGAAACGCGGTCGAAAAGCGCCTCGCCGCGCTCGAAGGCGGCGACGTGGCCTTCGCGTTCGCCTCTGGGACTGCAGCCATCGCTACCGTCGCCATGGCGACGCTCACCCCCGGCGACCACGTCGTCGCCTTCGACGACCTCTACGGCGGGACCAAGGCCATGTTTACCCTGCTATTGCCAGAACGCCTTGGCGTGGACGTGACCTTCGTGGACGCCCGCGACCCCGAGAACGTCCGCGACGCGATGCAGGAGAATACGCGCCTCGTCTGGATGGAATCGCCCACCAACCCCCTGCTCCACCTCTGTGACGTGGCGGCAATCGCGGACATCGCGCACGAACACGGCGCGCTGCTCGGCGTGGACAACACGTTCCTCTCGCCGTACTTCCAGCAACCGCTCGCCCTCGGCGCAGACGTCGTCGTCCACAGCACGACCAAGTACTTGAACGGACACTCAGATTCGATGGGCGGCGTCGCCATCACCAACGACCCCGACCTCACCACCCAACTCACGTTTCTCCAGCAAATCGGCCTCGGGAACATGCTCTCCCCGTTCGATTCGTACCTCCTGCTCCGGGGTATCAAGACCCTGCCAATGCGAATGCGCCAACACGCAGAAAACGCACAGGCCGTCGCCCAATTCCTCGAAACCCACGAACTCGTCGAACGCGTCTACTTCCCCGGCCTCAACAGCCACCCACAGGCCGACCTCGCCCACCGCCAGATGTCCGGGCCCGGTGGCGTGGTCACCGCCGTGTTCAAAGGCGACCTCGAAACCGTAGAGCAGTTCGTCGCCGAACTCGACGAGTTCACCTTCGCGGTTAGTCTCGGTGGCGTCGAGTCGCTCGTCGAGCACCCGGCGACGCTCACGCACTCAGAGCTCACACCGGAAGAGCGCGAGAACCTCGGCATCACCGACACACTCTTGCGATTCTCCGTCGGCGTCGAACACGAAGCCGACCTGCTCGCGGACCTCGAATCCGCACTCGACGCCGTCCGTGACCGCGTGGTCACGACCGCCGACTGA